In Mycoavidus cysteinexigens, a genomic segment contains:
- a CDS encoding ABC transporter substrate-binding protein — translation MRSKPPSRNKRRNALKVIFAAGAAVCLPYIITSRKTTPSRNIPTEQVQQIVIRTSGGKSHFAYTKILFEPFMEATGIKVVGIPSNVEPVAEIKTMVDTGEYKWNMACLGNRAIPVLGQQGYLEEHGLGNDDAVKTILPHLLSDYSVGMNVYSIVLAYRTDAFKGRPPPKTWKDFWDAKNFPGRRSLRQIPFDTIEEALLADGALPTEIYPCDLNRAFRSLDRIKPHISVWWQNTPQAEQLLKTGEVDLLPAFIISTLSAIDAGAPVAFSWDQHIYGYDNWTILKGTPNADACRQFIRFATDPERQARLIPYGISPTQPSALEKGVLERNRIDPKYVKLLSTYPDNLKKGIPSDGLYWADKHSSIIERFNQWMIS, via the coding sequence ATGCGGAGTAAACCCCCATCTCGCAATAAGCGCCGTAATGCACTCAAAGTAATCTTTGCGGCAGGCGCAGCGGTTTGCCTACCCTATATCATCACCTCCCGTAAAACCACGCCTTCCAGAAACATTCCCACCGAACAAGTGCAGCAGATTGTGATCCGCACTTCGGGCGGCAAGAGTCATTTTGCTTATACAAAAATACTCTTTGAACCTTTTATGGAAGCAACCGGTATTAAGGTCGTCGGCATTCCTTCAAATGTGGAGCCTGTTGCAGAAATTAAGACCATGGTTGATACAGGAGAGTACAAGTGGAATATGGCTTGCCTTGGTAATAGGGCGATTCCCGTACTCGGGCAGCAGGGTTATTTAGAAGAGCATGGACTTGGGAACGATGATGCTGTCAAAACCATTTTGCCGCACCTTTTGTCAGACTATAGCGTTGGTATGAATGTCTACTCTATCGTGCTTGCGTATCGCACGGATGCTTTTAAAGGGCGCCCACCCCCCAAAACTTGGAAAGATTTTTGGGATGCGAAGAATTTCCCCGGCCGCCGTAGTCTACGTCAAATCCCCTTTGATACGATTGAAGAAGCTTTGCTAGCGGATGGTGCGCTTCCAACCGAAATCTACCCTTGCGATCTTAACCGTGCGTTTCGCAGCCTGGATAGAATCAAACCGCATATCTCTGTCTGGTGGCAGAATACGCCGCAAGCCGAGCAACTATTAAAAACTGGCGAAGTCGATTTACTCCCGGCTTTTATAATTTCTACTCTATCCGCTATTGATGCAGGTGCGCCCGTTGCATTTTCATGGGATCAACATATCTATGGATATGATAATTGGACAATTTTGAAGGGAACTCCTAATGCGGATGCTTGCCGTCAATTTATCCGCTTTGCCACCGATCCAGAGCGGCAGGCACGCCTTATACCCTATGGCATTAGCCCTACACAGCCAAGCGCGTTGGAAAAAGGCGTTTTAGAAAGAAACCGAATTGATCCAAAATATGTAAAGTTGCTGTCAACCTATCCAGACAATCTAAAAAAAGGGATACCTAGTGATGGGTTGTACTGGGCCGATAAGCATAGTTCCATTATCGAACGCTTTAACCAATGGATGATAAGTTGA